ggcacgctgcgcatcgccgtcTCCACCGCAGACCTCACGGACCCCGACTACCACTGCACTCGCGTCGGGCAGCGTGTGAGCAACCACGCTGACGAGATCGTcacctgcaccgccgaggacgtgctcacggaggagaagcgcgacATCCTCGTCAGCTACCTCAtcccgcaggcgctgcagctgcacgcggagcggctgagggtgaggcaggtgcagggcagctggaaggtgaccggcatgacgggcgaCGTGTGCGGCGAGTTCAAGGTGCCGGAGGCACACGTCGCCAAAGGCGTCAGCAACGCcgacttcgtgctgtacgtcGCCTCGGTGCCGAGCGAGCCGGGCGTGCTGGCGTGGGCCACGACCTGCCAGGTGTTCTCGGACGACCATCCAGCCGTGGGTGTCATGAACATCCCTGCGGCGAACATTGTGTCGCGCTACGACCAGggcaccacgcgcaccgtgacgcacgaggtggcgcacgccctcggcttcagcagcgtgttTTTCGAGGGCACCGGCATTGTGAAGAGCGTCACGAATTTGCGCGGCAAGCCCTTTGCGGCTCCTGtgatcaacagcagcacggcggtggccaaggcgcgcgagcagtacggctgcCCCACCTTGGAGTatctggaggtggaggaccaGGGCGGCTCCGGCTCTGCTGGCTCGCATCTTAAGGggcgcaacgccaaggaCGAGCTCATGGCGCCTGCCTCGGCTGCAGGGTACTACACTAACCTGACCATGGCCGTCTTCGAGGACCTCGGCTTCTACAAGGCGGACTTCACCaaggccgaggtgatgccgtggggCCGGAACGCCAGCTGCGACTTCCTCACCAAGAAGTGCATGGAGAGGaacatcacgcagtggccgGAGATGTTCTGCAACACTGACGAGAACGCCTTGCGGTGCCCCACCGACCGTCTCGGCTTGGGGGGGTGCATTGTgctcacgcacacaagcgTTCCGCAATACTTCCAGTACTTCACGGACCCGACCCTGACCGGCCTCAGTGACTTCATGGATTACTGCCCTACCGTGGTGCCCTACGATGAtggcagctgcgcgcagcgTGCCTCGGAGACCAGCTCAGACATGCAGGCCTTCAacgtcttctccgacgcggcgcgctgcttggaTGGGGCCTTCCGGCCGACGACCACCCGCGAGGACGTGACGTACGCCGGCATGTGCGCGAACGTGAAGTgcgacacggcggcgcgcacgtacagcgtccaggtgcgcggcagcagcggctacgtcgcatgcacgccgggcgAGAGTGTTGAGCTGGCCACCTtgagcgccgccttcgtgaATGGCAGCTACATCACGTGCGCGccgtacgtggaggtgtgccaggccAACGTGCAGggcgccaccagcagcggcaacgcagCGGCTGGTCGCCGTGGcccgcgcgccgccgcgacggcgctgctggtggccgCGCTGCTCGCCATCGCGTGCGCGTGATTGGCCGCCGGCAGTTGCTGCCCCGTCGCACAAGCCCCCCACCTTCCTGCGCACCAGGCAGTCGGCAGAactggcgacggcggctcgCCCCCTGCTCTCTGTTGCCGGCGGCGCAGAGGCACGCCCCCGCCGACCGACcggcctcccctccccatcgcTCTCCGATTCCCTCTTCGAGCGGTGAcgttttgttttgcttctgCGCCGCGTTGGCCTTCGCCAGCCCcgacgcccctcccccctcctcttttccctcccccttgcgTGTCCCCCAAGCGGCGCCCTCTGTGGCggctggcgtgtgtgtgcggtaGCGCCCCGTCACGCCCGTTGTTTTGCTAAATCCCGCCGTCATCCTCTGcgtctccctcactcccctctcttccccggCCACGGGGGCACCATTCTGCAGGTGCACGGacgcctgcctctctttcatctataaacacacacacacacacaatgcgCGCGCACGGACGCTGACGCAGGACGGCGCGGCATGGGcgggcgcacacgcacgtatgCGCGACTGCGTCTCCGACGCGTGTCAGGGCCCCTCGCCCCGCGCGGGTGCGACCCCATCCACTCGCCCACCCCTCCCACGGGTCCGTGCGCGGTGCGCTTATGTATGTATCCTCTCCTAACTGTTTTCCCGCGCCCTGGGACTCCCCTGTACCGGAGtgagtgccgccgccaccacccacacaatACCCCAACGTGGTctgcgcctccctcctcccgttcctcctcccccttttctggcgcggtgcgccgcccgcccactcctcctcttcctcctcccccctgcgccgccgcgctaccTGTAAGTCATCGGTGCGACCACCAAGGCGCCATCCCCCCTCGCTCCGGCACCCCTGCCGTGCGCCCAAGCGTGTCGAGCcgtgacggcgccgcgcgcacacccacgtgcGCGTCGTTCTCCCCTCCAGCCCTGACGCACCCTCCGCGcccacctccctcaccaccaccctcgctcccttgcccctccccctctccagaCTCACTAGCATATCCCGTCTcgctacccacccacccgccctcccacacgcacgcacacaccgccgcacacaagccctcatcctcgccaccacaccccaCGGCCCACAGCATCTGCGCCTGGTGCGCCATGCccctcgacagcagcagcacgcaccggcgccgcagcgtcgccgcacgcctGGTGCGCCTTGCGGCTGCCGgcgttgcagctgctcttgctgttggcaccgccgccgcgtgggcgcacgccgccgcgacgccgcaccgctgcatcCACGACAAGCTGCAGGCCCGCGTGCGGGACTccgcggcgcaccgccgcatGCCACCCAGTGCGGTGTCCGCGGTGGGCCTGCCGTACATTGCTCTCGATGCCGCGGACACTGTCGCACGCGCCGCGGACtggggcacgctgcgcatcgccgtcTCCACCGCAGACCTCACGGACCCCGACTACCACTGCACTCGCGTCGGGCAGCGTGTGAGCAACCACGCTGACGAGATCGTcacctgcaccgccgaggacgtgctcacggaggagaagcgcgacATCCTCGTCAGCTACCTCAtcccgcaggcgctgcagctgcacgcggagcggctgagggtgaggcaggtgcagggcagctggaaggtgaccggcatgacgggcgaCGTGTGCGGCGAGTTCAAGGTGCCGAAGGCACACGTCACGGTAGGCGTCAGCAACGCcgacttcgtgctgtacgtcGCCTCGGTGCCGAGCGAGCCGGGCGTGCTGGCGTGGGCCACGACCTGCCAGGTGTTCTCGGACGACCATCCAGCCGTGGGTGTCATGAACATCCCTGCGGCGAACATTGTGTCGCGCTACGACCAGggcaccacgcgcaccgtgacgcacgaggtggcgcacgccctcggcttcagcagcgtgttTTTCGAGGGCACCGGCATTGTGAAGAGCGTCACGAATTTGCGCGGCAAGCCCTTTGCGGCTCCTGtgatcaacagcagcacggcggtggccaaggcgcgcgagcagtacggctgcCCCACCTTGGAGTatctggaggtggaggaccaGGGCGGCTCCGGCTCTGCTGGCTCGCATCTTAAGGggcgcaacgccaaggaCGAGCTCATGGCGCCTGCCTCGGCTGCAGGGTACTACACTAACCTGACCATGGCCGTCTTCGAGGACCTCGGCTTCTACAAGGCGGACTTCACCaaggccgaggtgatgccgtggggCCGGAACGCCAGCTGCGACTTCCTCACGAATAAGTGCATGGAGGACaacatcacgcagtggccgGAGATGTTCTGCAACACCACGGAGAGGCGGTATCGGTGCCCCACCGACCGGCTGAGGCTGGGGACGTGCGGTATACGCACCTATAGCACCCCGATGCCGACGTACTTCCAGTACTTCAACGACACATTCCTTGCAGGCTACTCAGCATTCCTGGACTACTGCCCGTTTACCCTGGGCTACAGAAATGGTGCTTGCAATCAGGACCCATCGACGGCACCTGCGCTTTTTAAGGAGTTCAgcgtcttctccgacgcggcgcgctgcttggaTGGCGTCTTCCAGCCGAGGAACAGCACTACTCCTTCCCCTAAGTACAACGGCATGTGCGCCAAAGTGAAGTGCGACAGAGCCCACCACACGTACAGCGTccaggtgcgcggcagcagcggctacgtcgcatgcacgccaGGCGAGAGGCTGGACCTGGCCACCTTGAGCACCGCCTTCGTGGAAGGCAGCTACATTATGTGCCCGccgtacgtggaggtgtgccaggccAACATCAAGGGAGTCATAGACTTCgagggagacgctgccgacacagcggcgatgcgacGGTGGCGTGAAAGGATGACTGCATTGgccactgtgacggctgcgctgctggggatagtgctcgctgccatggcaggcCTCGCGGTGTGGCTGCTCCTTATCACCATCCCCTGATCGTGACGCAAGCCGAGCGgctcccgctgcggctgacgaGGGCCTCTGCTAGCGTGAAACGGAACGAGCAGGACGGCTGggggcgcggtgccgctgtagtgCGCCCCTGTGCCGACGGCCATCGCAGCCCACGCGCGTCGGAATGGCCTTTtgcttttttgtttttagTTTTTGGTGTTCTGTCGCCTCTCGGTGACGGCATCTCCCGTATCGGCAGCTTCAGAGTCTGATGGATGCGTGTATTGgggactctctctctcgcagcccccaccaccccctccctttccgttgcttctcttttcctattgctgtgcgggtgtgcgtgccgctggtagACACCTTGAGCTCCTGGCCATTcgccctgcagtggcgcagacgaccaTCAAGGTCATGGGGTGGGTCTCGACACaccccgctgtcccacggcgagcacaccgcgcgtgtctgttttcctttgctttcagCATCCTGTGCTTTCGACTCTGCAAACGCCGTGCggcgggcgcaggcggcctgatgtgcgccctctctctctctcggcagcGCGACACGGGGAATGGACGTGAgccagaggggaggaaggcgagcacgcgccCCTGCGCCATGGCCGGCAGTCGTGCGCTTCGTTGTCGCGACCTCCCAGAgagtcaccctctcccccgcccagCACGCGTCAGCAGGGCGCCCTCGCCTACGGcactcgccgtcctccgacACGCGCCCTATTCGGGGCTGGAAAGGgcagccggagggcgtggggCCGCGTCTGTTGCTcgtggccgccgcccttTCGGTGCGCGCCAATGCCGTGACGTTGTCCTCCATGCGCTTCTTGGTGATGAGGTCGCAGCTGGCGAGATAGGCCCACGGCATCATCTCGGCCTTGGTGAAGTCAACCTGGTAGAAGCCGAGGTCCTGGAAGACGGCCATGGTCAGGGCGGTGTAGTACCCTGCAGTCACGGCAGGCGCCATGAGCTCTTCCTTGGCGTTGCGCATCTTAAGATGCGAGCCGGCAGTAGAACCACCACCCGtatcctccagctccagatacgtcaaggtggcgcagccgtactgctcgcgcgccttggccGCCACCGTGGGGCTGCTGAGCACAGGAACTTCGTAGTCCCTCCCACGCAAGTTGCTCACGTCACCAACAATCCCCACATCCTCGAAAACGGTGAGGTCgaagccgagggcgtgcgccacctcgtgcgctACGGTGCGCAGCATAATTTGGTCGTAGGCTGACCGAATGTAGGCCGCAGGGATGTTCATGACACCCACGGCAGGTCGGCCGTCGGAGGATGTCTGACAGATCACAGCCGTCGCCAGCACGCCTGGCTCGCTCGGTACCGAGGCAacgtacagcacgaagtcgGCGTCGCTGACGCCTACCGTGACGTGTGCCTTCGGCACCTTGAAGGTGCCGCACACGtcgcccgtcatgccggtcaccttccagctgccctgcacctgcctcaccctcAGCCGCCCGACACAGCCTGCTCCAAAGCTGCCGTCCAACAACACGCCAGCAAGCCCGTGCCCATGGGAAACGCCGGTCCCGTTGCTGCTCAAGGTGCTGTCGGCCGTTCTCGCGGCGCGTCGAGTCGCCTGCAGGGCGGTCCCCACCGCCTGTGTCGACAACTCGTCAGTTGGGCGCCGTCGATCCACACGCTCACGTGATCGCTAGAGGTAAGTCGCCTCGCACCCATACAGAGGATGGCAGGCCAATGCTGTCTGCCACCATCTGCATCACCGCTGGTCTAGCGGCCAAGTCTGTTGGGTGCGCGTTCATCGCTGATGCACGGAACCGCCTCTAGCTCGCAAGCTANNNNNNNNNNNNNNNNNNNNNNNNNNNNNNNNNNNNNNNNNNNNNNNNNNNNNNNNNNNNNNNNNNNNNNNNNNNNNNNNNNNNNNNNNNNNNNNNNNNNCCGAGACGCTTCGTACAAACCCTCGCTCccttgcccctcctcctctccagaCTCACTGGCATATCCCGTCTcgctacccacccacccgccctcccacacgcacgcacgcacgcacacaagccctcatcctcgccaccacaccccaCGGCCCACAGCATCTGCGCCTGGTGCGCCATGCccctcgacagcagcagcacgcaccggcgccgcagcgacgccgcacgcctgatgcggctcgccgcagcgggcctcgtcatggccgtcggtgccgccgcgtgggcgcaggccgccggccatcactgcatccacgacaagctgcaggcccgcgtgctgcagtcggtggcgcagcagcgcagtccTGCCGTCAGCGTCTCGGCCCTCGGTCTGCCCTACGTGTCCGCCggcaccatcagcagcgctcacaCCGTCGACTGGGCGCTGGCCGacagcacgtcgccgagtgtcgtgcgcgccgcggactggggcacgctgcgcatcgccgtcTCCACCGCAGACCTCACGGACCCCGACTACTACTGCTCCTACGTCGGGCAGCGTGTGAGCAACCACGCTGGCGCCTTCGTCACCTGCACTGCCGAGGACATcctcacggaggagaagcgcgacATCCTCGTCACCTACCTCAtcccgcaggcgctgcagctgcacgtggAGCGGCTGAGGGTGAGGCAAGTGCAGGGCAGCTGGAGGGTGACCGGCATGACGGGCCCAATCTGCGGCGACTTCAAGGTGCCGAAGGCACACGTCACGGTAGGCGTCAGCAACGCcgacttcgtgctgtacgtcGCCTCGGTGCCGAGCGAGCCGGGCGTGCTGGCGTGGGCCACGACCTGCCAGGTGTTCTCGGACGACCATCCAGCCGTGGGTGTCATGAACATCCCTGCGGCGAACATTGTGTCGCGCTACGACCAGggcaccacgcgcaccgtgacgcacgaggtggcgcacgccctcggcttcagcagcgtgttTTTCGAGAACGCCGGCATCGTGATGAACGTCACGAATTTGCGCGGCAAGCCCTTTGCGGCTCCTGtgatcaacagcagcacggtggtggccaaggcgcgcgagcagtacggctgcCCCACCTTGGAGTatctggaggtggaggaccaGGGCGGCTCCGGCTCTGCTGGCTCGCATCTTAAGGggcgcaacgccaaggaCGAGCTCATGGCGCCTGCCTCGGCTGCAGGGTACTACACCGCCCTGACCATGGCCGTCTTCGAGGACCTCGGCTTCTACAAGGCGGACTTCAGCatggccgaggtgatgccgtggggCCGGAACGCCAGCTGCGACTTCATCACGAATAAGTGCATGGAGGACaacatcacgcagtggccgGAGATGTTCTGCAACACCACGGAGAGGCGGTATCGGTGCCCCACCGACCGGCTGAAACTGGGGACGTGCGGTATACGCACCTATAGCACCCCGATGCCGACGTACTTCCAGTACTTCACCAATGCCTTTCTCGGCGGGTTCTCAGAATTCCTGGACTACTGCCCGTTCATCGTGGACTACAGCAATGGTGCTTGCAATCAGGACCCATCGATGGCATCGCCTTCTTTGCAGGCCTTCAacgtcttctccgacgcggcgcgctgcttcgaTGGCGTCTTTCAGCCGAGGAACAGTAATGCTCGCTCTGAGCCAAACAACGCCTTGTGC
This genomic window from Leishmania braziliensis MHOM/BR/75/M2904 complete genome, chromosome 10 contains:
- a CDS encoding GP63, leishmanolysin, with protein sequence MPLDSSSTHRRRSDAARLMRLAAAGLVMAVGAAAWAQAAGHHCIHDKLQARVLQSVAQQRSPAVSVSALGLPYVSAGTISSAHTVDWALADSTSPSVVRAADWGTLRIAVSTADLTDPDYYCSYVGQRVSNHAGAFVTCTAEDILTEEKRDILVTYLIPQALQLHVERLRVRQVQGSWRVTGMTGPICGDFKVPKAHVTVGVSNADFVLYVASVPSEPGVLAWATTCQVFSDDHPAVGVMNIPAANIVSRYDQGTTRTVTHEVAHALGFSSVFFENAGIVMNVTNLRGKPFAAPVINSSTVVAKAREQYGCPTLEYLEVEDQGGSGSAGSHLKGRNAKDELMAPASAAGYYTALTMAVFEDLGFYKADFSMAEVMPWGRNASCDFITNKCMEDNITQWPEMFCNTTERRYRCPTDRLKLGTCGIRTYSTPMPTYFQYFTNAFLGGFSEFLDYCPFIVDYSNGACNQDPSMASPSLQAFNVFSDAARCFDGVFQPRNSNARSEPNNALCANVMCDTAARTYSVQVRGSSGYVACTPGESIDLATLSAAFVNGSYITCAPYVEVCQANIKGLIDFERDAADTAAMRQWSERMYVLATVTAVLLGIVLAAMAGLVVGLLVISLS
- a CDS encoding GP63, leishmanolysin, giving the protein MPLDSSSTHRRRSVAARLVRLAAAGVAAALAVGTAAAWAHAAATPHRCIHDKLQARVRDSAAHRRMPPSAVSAVGLPYIALDAADTVARAADWGTLRIAVSTADLTDPDYHCTRVGQRVSNHADEIVTCTAEDVLTEEKRDILVSYLIPQALQLHAERLRVRQVQGSWKVTGMTGDVCGEFKVPEAHVAKGVSNADFVLYVASVPSEPGVLAWATTCQVFSDDHPAVGVMNIPAANIVSRYDQGTTRTVTHEVAHALGFSSVFFEGTGIVKSVTNLRGKPFAAPVINSSTAVAKAREQYGCPTLEYLEVEDQGGSGSAGSHLKGRNAKDELMAPASAAGYYTNLTMAVFEDLGFYKADFTKAEVMPWGRNASCDFLTKKCMERNITQWPEMFCNTDENALRCPTDRLGLGGCIVLTHTSVPQYFQYFTDPTLTGLSDFMDYCPTVVPYDDGSCAQRASETSSDMQAFNVFSDAARCLDGAFRPTTTREDVTYAGMCANVKCDTAARTYSVQVRGSSGYVACTPGESVELATLSAAFVNGSYITCAPYVEVCQANVQGATSSGNAAAGRRGPRAAATALLVAALLAIACA
- a CDS encoding GP63, leishmanolysin, which encodes MPLDSSSTHRRRSVAARLVRLAAAGVAAALAVGTAAAWAHAAATPHRCIHDKLQARVRDSAAHRRMPPSAVSAVGLPYIALDAADTVARAADWGTLRIAVSTADLTDPDYHCTRVGQRVSNHADEIVTCTAEDVLTEEKRDILVSYLIPQALQLHAERLRVRQVQGSWKVTGMTGDVCGEFKVPKAHVTVGVSNADFVLYVASVPSEPGVLAWATTCQVFSDDHPAVGVMNIPAANIVSRYDQGTTRTVTHEVAHALGFSSVFFEGTGIVKSVTNLRGKPFAAPVINSSTAVAKAREQYGCPTLEYLEVEDQGGSGSAGSHLKGRNAKDELMAPASAAGYYTNLTMAVFEDLGFYKADFTKAEVMPWGRNASCDFLTNKCMEDNITQWPEMFCNTTERRYRCPTDRLRLGTCGIRTYSTPMPTYFQYFNDTFLAGYSAFLDYCPFTLGYRNGACNQDPSTAPALFKEFSVFSDAARCLDGVFQPRNSTTPSPKYNGMCAKVKCDRAHHTYSVQVRGSSGYVACTPGERLDLATLSTAFVEGSYIMCPPYVEVCQANIKGVIDFEGDAADTAAMRRWRERMTALATVTAALLGIVLAAMAGLAVWLLLITIP